The Mauremys reevesii isolate NIE-2019 linkage group 1, ASM1616193v1, whole genome shotgun sequence genome has a segment encoding these proteins:
- the LOC120386467 gene encoding ecto-ADP-ribosyltransferase 5-like isoform X5, whose translation MRLSSWSPVSLKNSSLHWVRCQQSVQLGMAPDSFDDQYTGCTEEMETDIAPRLLEEEKARHPLLGSMWGNLSAVWAIKKKRLSVPEGFRDEHGIAILVYTDSSKPLYWELNKAVKEAGVSRDNYMSNFHFKALHYYLTRALQLLRADCGHLFRRQLFRGVRSIRFEPSGAGVFRFGQFTSSSLDLALARSYGNATFFTLRSCFGVHIEAFSAIPAEREVLIPMSEVFNVSSFSQEGNRSVFLLHSMNRTCSHYNCAYLGGECWPALEREQARLGHLGTGTIQSQRKPLNGWLTCDPHLRSTLECWQALATCLWCAEKLLLV comes from the exons ATGCGGTTATCCAGTTGGAGCCCAGTGTCACTGAAGAACAGTTCCCTCCATTGG GTGAGATGCCAGCAGTCTGTGCAGCTGGGAATGGCACCCGACTCCTTCGATGACCAATACACCGGCTGCACTGAAGAAATGGAAACGGATATTGCACCTCGCCTGCTAGAGGAGGAAAAAGCCAGACACCCGCTGCTGGGCTCGATGTGGGGAAACCTATCGGCTGTTTGGGCAATTAAGAAGAAAAGGCTTTCTGTGCCCGAGGGCTTTAGGGATGAACATGGCATAGCCATCCTGGTCTACACTGATTCCTCTAAGCCACTGTACTGGGAGTTGAACAAGGCAGTGAAAGAGGCTGGGGTCTCCCGAGATAACTACATGAGCAATTTCCACTTCAAAGCTCTTCATTACTATCTGACGAGAGCCCTGCAGCTCTTACGGGCTGACTGTGGCCACCTGTTCAGACGCCAGCTGTTCCGGGGAGTCCGATCCATCCGCTTCGAGCCCAGCGGGGCAGGTGTGTTCCGGTTCGGACAGTTCACCTCCTCCTCGCTGGACCTGGCTTTAGCTCGGAGTTACGGCAACGCCACCTTCTTCACCCTGCGCTCCTGCTTCGGCGTCCACATCGAGGCGTTCTCCGCCATCCCTGCCGAGCGAGAAGTGCTGATCCCCATGAGCGAAGTGTTCAACGTCTCCAGCTTCTCCCAGGAGGGGAACCGCAGCGTCTTCCTCCTGCACAGCATGAACCGGACCTGCAGCCATTACAACTGCGCCTACCTTGGGGGTGAGTGCTGGCCCGCGTTGGAACGGGAGCAAGCCAGGCTCGGCCACCTCGGAACGGGGACAATCCAGTCGCAGAGGAAGCCTTTAAATGGGTGGCTCACATGTGACCCACATCTTAG ATCTACTCTGGAGTGCTGGCAGGCCCTTGCCACCTGTCTGTGGTGTGCGGAGAAACTCTTGCTTGTATAG
- the LOC120386467 gene encoding ecto-ADP-ribosyltransferase 5-like isoform X3 yields the protein MRRLVVMGDGSVASQVSWEMKTLRSVVLSLASLWALILLETSQVRCQQSVQLGMAPDSFDDQYTGCTEEMETDIAPRLLEEEKARHPLLGSMWGNLSAVWAIKKKRLSVPEGFRDEHGIAILVYTDSSKPLYWELNKAVKEAGVSRDNYMSNFHFKALHYYLTRALQLLRADCGHLFRRQLFRGVRSIRFEPSGAGVFRFGQFTSSSLDLALARSYGNATFFTLRSCFGVHIEAFSAIPAEREVLIPMSEVFNVSSFSQEGNRSVFLLHSMNRTCSHYNCAYLGGECWPALEREQARLGHLGTGTIQSQRKPLNGWLTCDPHLRSTLECWQALATCLWCAEKLLLV from the exons ATGAGACGGTTGGTGGTTATGGGTGATGGCAGCGTAG CCTCGCAGGTGAGCTGGGAAATGAAGACGTTGAGGTCTGTGGTTCTCTCCTTGGCTTCTCTTTGGGCTCTCATCTTGCTGGAAACTTCTCAG GTGAGATGCCAGCAGTCTGTGCAGCTGGGAATGGCACCCGACTCCTTCGATGACCAATACACCGGCTGCACTGAAGAAATGGAAACGGATATTGCACCTCGCCTGCTAGAGGAGGAAAAAGCCAGACACCCGCTGCTGGGCTCGATGTGGGGAAACCTATCGGCTGTTTGGGCAATTAAGAAGAAAAGGCTTTCTGTGCCCGAGGGCTTTAGGGATGAACATGGCATAGCCATCCTGGTCTACACTGATTCCTCTAAGCCACTGTACTGGGAGTTGAACAAGGCAGTGAAAGAGGCTGGGGTCTCCCGAGATAACTACATGAGCAATTTCCACTTCAAAGCTCTTCATTACTATCTGACGAGAGCCCTGCAGCTCTTACGGGCTGACTGTGGCCACCTGTTCAGACGCCAGCTGTTCCGGGGAGTCCGATCCATCCGCTTCGAGCCCAGCGGGGCAGGTGTGTTCCGGTTCGGACAGTTCACCTCCTCCTCGCTGGACCTGGCTTTAGCTCGGAGTTACGGCAACGCCACCTTCTTCACCCTGCGCTCCTGCTTCGGCGTCCACATCGAGGCGTTCTCCGCCATCCCTGCCGAGCGAGAAGTGCTGATCCCCATGAGCGAAGTGTTCAACGTCTCCAGCTTCTCCCAGGAGGGGAACCGCAGCGTCTTCCTCCTGCACAGCATGAACCGGACCTGCAGCCATTACAACTGCGCCTACCTTGGGGGTGAGTGCTGGCCCGCGTTGGAACGGGAGCAAGCCAGGCTCGGCCACCTCGGAACGGGGACAATCCAGTCGCAGAGGAAGCCTTTAAATGGGTGGCTCACATGTGACCCACATCTTAG ATCTACTCTGGAGTGCTGGCAGGCCCTTGCCACCTGTCTGTGGTGTGCGGAGAAACTCTTGCTTGTATAG
- the LOC120386467 gene encoding ecto-ADP-ribosyltransferase 5-like isoform X1 produces MLYRVFSLKKPQWDQGISWTLQHKTCGLGFCLPGTVICLGKSASQVSWEMKTLRSVVLSLASLWALILLETSQVRCQQSVQLGMAPDSFDDQYTGCTEEMETDIAPRLLEEEKARHPLLGSMWGNLSAVWAIKKKRLSVPEGFRDEHGIAILVYTDSSKPLYWELNKAVKEAGVSRDNYMSNFHFKALHYYLTRALQLLRADCGHLFRRQLFRGVRSIRFEPSGAGVFRFGQFTSSSLDLALARSYGNATFFTLRSCFGVHIEAFSAIPAEREVLIPMSEVFNVSSFSQEGNRSVFLLHSMNRTCSHYNCAYLGGEKSPECVDNTVAGRSVRVSSNMSPVFVGGIVLVNIAAPKLFANFKLILTL; encoded by the exons ATGCTGTATAG AGTTTTTTCTTTGAAGAAGCCCCAGTGGGATCAGGGAATCAGCTGGACCCTTCAACATAAGACGTGTGGCTTGGGATTCTGCCTGCCGGGAACAGTGATCTGTTTGGGGAAATCAG CCTCGCAGGTGAGCTGGGAAATGAAGACGTTGAGGTCTGTGGTTCTCTCCTTGGCTTCTCTTTGGGCTCTCATCTTGCTGGAAACTTCTCAG GTGAGATGCCAGCAGTCTGTGCAGCTGGGAATGGCACCCGACTCCTTCGATGACCAATACACCGGCTGCACTGAAGAAATGGAAACGGATATTGCACCTCGCCTGCTAGAGGAGGAAAAAGCCAGACACCCGCTGCTGGGCTCGATGTGGGGAAACCTATCGGCTGTTTGGGCAATTAAGAAGAAAAGGCTTTCTGTGCCCGAGGGCTTTAGGGATGAACATGGCATAGCCATCCTGGTCTACACTGATTCCTCTAAGCCACTGTACTGGGAGTTGAACAAGGCAGTGAAAGAGGCTGGGGTCTCCCGAGATAACTACATGAGCAATTTCCACTTCAAAGCTCTTCATTACTATCTGACGAGAGCCCTGCAGCTCTTACGGGCTGACTGTGGCCACCTGTTCAGACGCCAGCTGTTCCGGGGAGTCCGATCCATCCGCTTCGAGCCCAGCGGGGCAGGTGTGTTCCGGTTCGGACAGTTCACCTCCTCCTCGCTGGACCTGGCTTTAGCTCGGAGTTACGGCAACGCCACCTTCTTCACCCTGCGCTCCTGCTTCGGCGTCCACATCGAGGCGTTCTCCGCCATCCCTGCCGAGCGAGAAGTGCTGATCCCCATGAGCGAAGTGTTCAACGTCTCCAGCTTCTCCCAGGAGGGGAACCGCAGCGTCTTCCTCCTGCACAGCATGAACCGGACCTGCAGCCATTACAACTGCGCCTACCTTGGGG GAGAGAAGTCTCCAGAATGTGTTGACAACACAG TTGCAGGAAGGAGTGTCAGGGTGTCCAGCAACATGAGCCCTGTGTTCGTTGGTGGAATTGTCCTGGTCAACATTGCTGCTCCGAAACTCTTCGCCAATTTCAAACTCATCTTGACtttgtaa
- the LOC120386467 gene encoding ecto-ADP-ribosyltransferase 5-like isoform X2, giving the protein MRRLVVMGDGSVGSWASQVSWEMKTLRSVVLSLASLWALILLETSQVRCQQSVQLGMAPDSFDDQYTGCTEEMETDIAPRLLEEEKARHPLLGSMWGNLSAVWAIKKKRLSVPEGFRDEHGIAILVYTDSSKPLYWELNKAVKEAGVSRDNYMSNFHFKALHYYLTRALQLLRADCGHLFRRQLFRGVRSIRFEPSGAGVFRFGQFTSSSLDLALARSYGNATFFTLRSCFGVHIEAFSAIPAEREVLIPMSEVFNVSSFSQEGNRSVFLLHSMNRTCSHYNCAYLGGECWPALEREQARLGHLGTGTIQSQRKPLNGWLTCDPHLRSTLECWQALATCLWCAEKLLLV; this is encoded by the exons ATGAGACGGTTGGTGGTTATGGGTGATGGCAGCGTAGGTTCGTGGG CCTCGCAGGTGAGCTGGGAAATGAAGACGTTGAGGTCTGTGGTTCTCTCCTTGGCTTCTCTTTGGGCTCTCATCTTGCTGGAAACTTCTCAG GTGAGATGCCAGCAGTCTGTGCAGCTGGGAATGGCACCCGACTCCTTCGATGACCAATACACCGGCTGCACTGAAGAAATGGAAACGGATATTGCACCTCGCCTGCTAGAGGAGGAAAAAGCCAGACACCCGCTGCTGGGCTCGATGTGGGGAAACCTATCGGCTGTTTGGGCAATTAAGAAGAAAAGGCTTTCTGTGCCCGAGGGCTTTAGGGATGAACATGGCATAGCCATCCTGGTCTACACTGATTCCTCTAAGCCACTGTACTGGGAGTTGAACAAGGCAGTGAAAGAGGCTGGGGTCTCCCGAGATAACTACATGAGCAATTTCCACTTCAAAGCTCTTCATTACTATCTGACGAGAGCCCTGCAGCTCTTACGGGCTGACTGTGGCCACCTGTTCAGACGCCAGCTGTTCCGGGGAGTCCGATCCATCCGCTTCGAGCCCAGCGGGGCAGGTGTGTTCCGGTTCGGACAGTTCACCTCCTCCTCGCTGGACCTGGCTTTAGCTCGGAGTTACGGCAACGCCACCTTCTTCACCCTGCGCTCCTGCTTCGGCGTCCACATCGAGGCGTTCTCCGCCATCCCTGCCGAGCGAGAAGTGCTGATCCCCATGAGCGAAGTGTTCAACGTCTCCAGCTTCTCCCAGGAGGGGAACCGCAGCGTCTTCCTCCTGCACAGCATGAACCGGACCTGCAGCCATTACAACTGCGCCTACCTTGGGGGTGAGTGCTGGCCCGCGTTGGAACGGGAGCAAGCCAGGCTCGGCCACCTCGGAACGGGGACAATCCAGTCGCAGAGGAAGCCTTTAAATGGGTGGCTCACATGTGACCCACATCTTAG ATCTACTCTGGAGTGCTGGCAGGCCCTTGCCACCTGTCTGTGGTGTGCGGAGAAACTCTTGCTTGTATAG
- the LOC120386467 gene encoding ecto-ADP-ribosyltransferase 5-like isoform X6, whose protein sequence is MAPDSFDDQYTGCTEEMETDIAPRLLEEEKARHPLLGSMWGNLSAVWAIKKKRLSVPEGFRDEHGIAILVYTDSSKPLYWELNKAVKEAGVSRDNYMSNFHFKALHYYLTRALQLLRADCGHLFRRQLFRGVRSIRFEPSGAGVFRFGQFTSSSLDLALARSYGNATFFTLRSCFGVHIEAFSAIPAEREVLIPMSEVFNVSSFSQEGNRSVFLLHSMNRTCSHYNCAYLGGECWPALEREQARLGHLGTGTIQSQRKPLNGWLTCDPHLRSTLECWQALATCLWCAEKLLLV, encoded by the exons ATGGCACCCGACTCCTTCGATGACCAATACACCGGCTGCACTGAAGAAATGGAAACGGATATTGCACCTCGCCTGCTAGAGGAGGAAAAAGCCAGACACCCGCTGCTGGGCTCGATGTGGGGAAACCTATCGGCTGTTTGGGCAATTAAGAAGAAAAGGCTTTCTGTGCCCGAGGGCTTTAGGGATGAACATGGCATAGCCATCCTGGTCTACACTGATTCCTCTAAGCCACTGTACTGGGAGTTGAACAAGGCAGTGAAAGAGGCTGGGGTCTCCCGAGATAACTACATGAGCAATTTCCACTTCAAAGCTCTTCATTACTATCTGACGAGAGCCCTGCAGCTCTTACGGGCTGACTGTGGCCACCTGTTCAGACGCCAGCTGTTCCGGGGAGTCCGATCCATCCGCTTCGAGCCCAGCGGGGCAGGTGTGTTCCGGTTCGGACAGTTCACCTCCTCCTCGCTGGACCTGGCTTTAGCTCGGAGTTACGGCAACGCCACCTTCTTCACCCTGCGCTCCTGCTTCGGCGTCCACATCGAGGCGTTCTCCGCCATCCCTGCCGAGCGAGAAGTGCTGATCCCCATGAGCGAAGTGTTCAACGTCTCCAGCTTCTCCCAGGAGGGGAACCGCAGCGTCTTCCTCCTGCACAGCATGAACCGGACCTGCAGCCATTACAACTGCGCCTACCTTGGGGGTGAGTGCTGGCCCGCGTTGGAACGGGAGCAAGCCAGGCTCGGCCACCTCGGAACGGGGACAATCCAGTCGCAGAGGAAGCCTTTAAATGGGTGGCTCACATGTGACCCACATCTTAG ATCTACTCTGGAGTGCTGGCAGGCCCTTGCCACCTGTCTGTGGTGTGCGGAGAAACTCTTGCTTGTATAG
- the LOC120386467 gene encoding ecto-ADP-ribosyltransferase 5-like isoform X4 has translation MKTLRSVVLSLASLWALILLETSQVRCQQSVQLGMAPDSFDDQYTGCTEEMETDIAPRLLEEEKARHPLLGSMWGNLSAVWAIKKKRLSVPEGFRDEHGIAILVYTDSSKPLYWELNKAVKEAGVSRDNYMSNFHFKALHYYLTRALQLLRADCGHLFRRQLFRGVRSIRFEPSGAGVFRFGQFTSSSLDLALARSYGNATFFTLRSCFGVHIEAFSAIPAEREVLIPMSEVFNVSSFSQEGNRSVFLLHSMNRTCSHYNCAYLGGECWPALEREQARLGHLGTGTIQSQRKPLNGWLTCDPHLRSTLECWQALATCLWCAEKLLLV, from the exons ATGAAGACGTTGAGGTCTGTGGTTCTCTCCTTGGCTTCTCTTTGGGCTCTCATCTTGCTGGAAACTTCTCAG GTGAGATGCCAGCAGTCTGTGCAGCTGGGAATGGCACCCGACTCCTTCGATGACCAATACACCGGCTGCACTGAAGAAATGGAAACGGATATTGCACCTCGCCTGCTAGAGGAGGAAAAAGCCAGACACCCGCTGCTGGGCTCGATGTGGGGAAACCTATCGGCTGTTTGGGCAATTAAGAAGAAAAGGCTTTCTGTGCCCGAGGGCTTTAGGGATGAACATGGCATAGCCATCCTGGTCTACACTGATTCCTCTAAGCCACTGTACTGGGAGTTGAACAAGGCAGTGAAAGAGGCTGGGGTCTCCCGAGATAACTACATGAGCAATTTCCACTTCAAAGCTCTTCATTACTATCTGACGAGAGCCCTGCAGCTCTTACGGGCTGACTGTGGCCACCTGTTCAGACGCCAGCTGTTCCGGGGAGTCCGATCCATCCGCTTCGAGCCCAGCGGGGCAGGTGTGTTCCGGTTCGGACAGTTCACCTCCTCCTCGCTGGACCTGGCTTTAGCTCGGAGTTACGGCAACGCCACCTTCTTCACCCTGCGCTCCTGCTTCGGCGTCCACATCGAGGCGTTCTCCGCCATCCCTGCCGAGCGAGAAGTGCTGATCCCCATGAGCGAAGTGTTCAACGTCTCCAGCTTCTCCCAGGAGGGGAACCGCAGCGTCTTCCTCCTGCACAGCATGAACCGGACCTGCAGCCATTACAACTGCGCCTACCTTGGGGGTGAGTGCTGGCCCGCGTTGGAACGGGAGCAAGCCAGGCTCGGCCACCTCGGAACGGGGACAATCCAGTCGCAGAGGAAGCCTTTAAATGGGTGGCTCACATGTGACCCACATCTTAG ATCTACTCTGGAGTGCTGGCAGGCCCTTGCCACCTGTCTGTGGTGTGCGGAGAAACTCTTGCTTGTATAG